The sequence AAAATCAAATCGATCTTTTCGTTTTCAATAAATTCCATAGCACTTAAGGGATTGTCGAAACTTCCTGCAAGTTCCAGAAAGGGTGTTCTTTTAATGTATCCTTCAACCAATTGAAGGGCAAGGGGTTCATCGTCAATAGCCAGGGTGCGTATCATGGATTTATTTATTAAGTTGTATAGTCAGAAGTACGGAAAAGATATTTTCTTCCTGTAAAATCGAAAGGTGATGCCTGTCGGGGAAAAGCAAATTCAGCCGTTTCCTGACATTTTCAAGGCCAATGCCTTCCTGATTTTCAATTTCATTTTGGGTTTTACCGTAAATACTGTTGCTGCAATTAAAGGTAAGCTGATTGGAATCGATTTTCATCGATATATCGATGAAAGAAGAATCGCGGTAGCTTATGCCGTGCTTAAAGGCGTTTTCAAGGAAGGGTATAAATAACAAGGGTGGAATTTCGACATCAGAAAAGTCCTGGGGAAAAGAAACAGTAAATTTTACTTTGTTGGTCAGCCGTAATTCCATCAGGTTGATGTAATTGCGCATAAATTCTATTTCCCGGCTGAGGGTGGTATTGCCGCTTTCAGATTCGTATAGCAGGTAACGCATAAGCTTTGACAGGCGTGATACTGCTTTTTGTGCATCGTCAGTATTAATTTGAATCAGCGAGTAAATATTGTTAAGTGTGTTGAAGAAAAAATGTGGGCTGATCTGGTTTTTTAGGAAAGCCAGTTCGGAATTCAACCGTTCTTTCTCCAGTTCTTTTTTCTCTTTTTCATTCTGAATCAGTTTATTGGACATTTTCAGGCCCATACTGAAACCTGTCACAAGCATGGAGGTAATAAAATAATTGTAAATATGCCATTTAAAGGAGGGGCGGGGAATCCTGTACTTGATTGCCAGGGCATTCATCTCTTTTTCAAAGTTAAAGTCATGTGGTACCAGGTGATCATCAACCGGTTGAAAAATAAGATATATGAGAATAATCAGAAGGGAGGCAGCGATGAAGTATAACTTCTGTTTGCTTTTAAAAAGCAATTTGGGTACCAGCCAGAAATAATTCAAATAAAAAATAAGCAGGTATTCAATGGCATGAATGTAGTTGCGGATAAAGAAATTTATATCATGAGTGGGATCTGCAATAAAAATATATAAGGGCAACAGAAATAAGATGGCCCAAGCCAGAATATGAAGTAGGATATAAATATTTTTTCCTGCCGGTGAATTTATTTTCATACTGATATTCTATTTTTTACAAAACTCTGTATATACAGAAATTAATTTTAATTGGTTTTTTAAAGGACCTGTGGTAATTTAATTGCCACAGGTCCCGACTATCTACAGTACCGCCACAGTACCGTAAACAAATCTATGAAAAAAAACCTAATTTGTTTAAAGAGTTAATCAATATATAATCAATTTATTAA is a genomic window of Bacteroidota bacterium containing:
- a CDS encoding histidine kinase, which produces MKINSPAGKNIYILLHILAWAILFLLPLYIFIADPTHDINFFIRNYIHAIEYLLIFYLNYFWLVPKLLFKSKQKLYFIAASLLIILIYLIFQPVDDHLVPHDFNFEKEMNALAIKYRIPRPSFKWHIYNYFITSMLVTGFSMGLKMSNKLIQNEKEKKELEKERLNSELAFLKNQISPHFFFNTLNNIYSLIQINTDDAQKAVSRLSKLMRYLLYESESGNTTLSREIEFMRNYINLMELRLTNKVKFTVSFPQDFSDVEIPPLLFIPFLENAFKHGISYRDSSFIDISMKIDSNQLTFNCSNSIYGKTQNEIENQEGIGLENVRKRLNLLFPDRHHLSILQEENIFSVLLTIQLNK